TCCAAACCGCTGTGAAAGTGCTCCCTCCGATATGCTAACAGATGAATCATCAGATAATGGATCTTCACAGTCCATTTGAGATGTTGAAAACCGTTCTTTGTGCAGATGAAAAATCTAAGCAGCCTCAGTGTGGTCTTTTCATACAATCTGCCAACCGTTTAATCTAGAGAAATCTCCTTTCTTTTAAAATCACAGACCTCAAATGTAAAGTCTCCAACTTCTCCTTTGGATGAAATTCCATCTGGGAAAAACAACTCCTTTCGAAATTCCAAAATCGGAGCaacggttgttgttttttctgtgGCAGCATGTCTCGTTCCTATCCCATTTGTCGTTTTCACTAGTATTAAAATAGAGGCATCCAATTTCAATCTTTCTACAAGTCTTTTCTGCTCAGACTTGTTTTTGCCGCGCGATTGCCATTCCCTGACCTCCATTTTTGGGCACAGTGGAGGATCCACCAGGTACACCTTTTTTTCTTGATCATATTTTGTCTCTTAAACTTTgtaaaagagttttttttttttttattggtgctGAACATTTTTTGTTGGCAGAAGGAAAGGGTAGCTACTCGATCACCATATGAAGTGACATATTTGCCAATTTGCTCATCAGTCATGATGGAAATTACAGACATATCAACCTGCAAACAGAAAATTTGAGTAaatacatcatatttacctcaatAACTACTGTATAGATAAATTCACAGAGTAGTGGCACAAAACTACAGCAGCTTTAATTACGATATTACACATAATGGAAAGTGTCAGTACATATTAGGTATTTTTGTATGAAgtgttaatgatttttttaaaagccaATAGTCGCCTACTGCTAGAATGAATGGCGGTGTCACGGTATACATTTAGGAGCTACGTAAAAAGACATACTGAGCATTTTTCTTGCCACTTAAAGATGCATGCAATAACCTAATTTACATTAGACACAATGGTCACGgcaacatacagtatgaggtgTCCATGTCCATGCGGCTATTTTGACATCAATGTTGACAGTGTGAATACGCACCTTGTCTGTTTTCATGCGCGTAAAATCTACGTTAGGGATATCTCTTGACTGCAAGAACCGTTCCAAGTCGTCCTCCATGTTGTCCTGCTTCTACCTCCAAAACTCAAACTGACCTGGAGACACAATTAGCTTCCaagattttttgtgtgtgctttgatgttaactaagtttttgtttattgCTTcgatgtaagttttttttttttttttttttccttcttcttccATGTCCCATTAGGGGCTCTGCATTACTATACTATActgataataataacagttcatgttGACGAAATTGTGTTGAAACACAAAAAATGTTTCCCAAATACTATAAATCAATCGAtaaatactatttttttttttttaaatctgacattgtaagcagttactcataattttttttcaacgaaTACTAGGATTAAAATAAGAAAAGTATATTTAAATGCAGTGGACTGAATAAAAACAAGGtattaataatgaataaaaataaacaagtgaaAATATAATCtaattttccatttttatttgatgacagtattttgaatgaatttggtattttttgGAGTTTGGGGTCGGATGTTTCgaatattaaatgtgaaaagTGTAGTTTGATTAACTTTGTAATGAAACGGCGAGCTGTATAATATGGATCCAACACAGACGCGGAAGTTTGTGTagaatttattacaaaaaaaaacagggagcaCGTCAGAACACgtgaaataaaatacaaacaaaaagaggCACGAACATAGTCGACGAGAGAACTAAGGGAAAGCCGTCGATGGCCAGAaaaggcaaaaaacaaagtgaaCACGAAAAGTAAAACAAAGTAAGCAAAAGTCTGACACTCGCACAAACAGGAGTCTTTGAATAATGAGCGCTTCTAATGCATCACAGGTGTGTTGCACAGCTCCGCTCATCCAGCTAAATCATGTGCTGGAATGGAGAGTTCAATCAGCTGAGCTTTAGGCAATATGGTGGTCATACAACAATTGGACAAAGTAAGGTACCAAAAGTGCCAATCCTCAACAGGATTCTACGGCGTCCTGCGTGCAAAATCTGATGAAGCCAGCATGGATGACAGGCAAAACAGTCATTGGCCTTTGCTTATCACACCAATCACACCAACACACGCGTGTTTCTTTATCCCTTCCTTCCGAGCAAATCttcgaccacaaactgagcaggaaaaagatttttcaccagtgtggattcttgcGTGTCGTGTTACGGCGTTCTTGCGACTGAATGCTTGACCACAAATGGAGCAGGAAAAagatttttcgccagtgtgggttgttGTGTGGATTTTTAAGCTTTCCTTGTGAGTGAATCttcgaccacaaactgagcaggaaaaaggtttttcaccagtgtgtgttcttgtgtgtacttttaaggtggactttttactgaatctttgaccacaaactaagcaggtaaaaggtttttcaccagtgtgtgttcttgtgtggtgTTTCAAGGTGGACTTTTGAAGGAATTTTTGACCAcaatctgagcaggaaaaagatttttcgccagtgtgggtttttgcgtgttgttttaagGTCATCATTTgcctgaatctttgaccacaaactgagcaggaaaaaggtttttcgccagtgtgggttcttatgtgGATTTTTAAGCTTTCCTTTTCAATGAATCTTTGattacaaactgagcaggaaaaaggtttttcaccagtgtgggttctttcgtgacGTTGTAAGTCTCGCTTATTAGAGAATccatgaccacaaactgagcaggaaaaaggtttttcgtcagtgtgggttcttgtgtgtcgttTTAAGTTGCTTATTTCActgaattttttaccacaaactgaacaggaaaaatgtttttcgtcagtgtgggttcttgtgtgtcgttTTAAGTAGCCCATGTCActgaattttttaccacaaacgGAGCAGGAAAATGGTttgtcaccagtgtgggttcttgtgtgttttcttAAGAGTCCCGCCTGAACAAAAccttttccacaaactgagcaggaaacacaattttcgccagtgtgggttctagtgtgtgtgtttaaggttCTCTTTTGAGTGAATCTTTTTCCACAATCtgggcaggaaaaaggtttttcgccagagtgggtacttgtgtgtttttttaagttgCCCTTGcacttgaatctttgaccacaaactgagcaggaaaaaggtttttcgccagtgtgggttctcatGTGAAGTTTTAAGGCGCTCTTGCAACTGagtcttttaccacaaactgagcaggaaaaaggctttttaGCAGTGTGGCTCCTCATGTGCATCCGGCGAGTTTGCTTTGTCgcaaaggttttcccacactgagagcatttgcagaGTTTGTCGTCACCATGAGATGTCTTATGACCATCATCATTGTAAGCTGAGTGTGACGTGGCCCCATTTCGAGCGATGAAAATGTCTGCTTGCAATCCTTCTGTTGAGTTGCTGCTGCTGCCGCTTGGAGGCTCCGCCCCTCTGCCGGCCTCACTTGGACCATCTTCActcttcaagggctcaccagtcGACCTGGTGATATGCTCCTCCTCATCCTCCTCTTTAACGCATGGCAGCtcttcttccttctttttgattggaagttgcTTCTGTTGACAGGGCTTTGGctcctcctctttgatttgggggagctcAACATCCTTTTTCACACCAGGAATTTCTGACTGCTGCCACTCAGCACCAAGATATTTTCTAaaacctgcaagacacaagaaaACCATTGATATATTTAATGGAGTACCACCACGTCTTTCCTTTTCGCAAAACTTGGGAAAAGACGAGTACAGTGATCTCTTGCGGTTTCATGGATTCAGTACATGGTGCAGTTTAGAAAAGTATCCACAAAAAAAATAGTGGGAAAAAATATGCGGTTTCATTTTGAGCCGCAAGAAACATTGTTTTGCGTATAGATGTGTCCAAAAAATTCGGCGCCGAAAACCATCGGgcaaaaatagctaaaaatgcaATTTCGGTTGAAATGTTTTGAAGACCGAAACCTCACCATCGAATTGTGTGAAGAACTtcagtcctcttgtgatgaggTCATTAAAAAACGGCTTACGGAGCTTTGTACTCGTATTTACACATTCGTGTACGTATATAAAAAATTCTTCTCATATTTACGCACTTGTGTTCATATTTAGGCATTTGTATCGATAACCAACAAATTCTgacgttggattttttttttttttttgcaggtgcGTGAAAATAACGTTCTTTTTGACGACTAGGAATCCTGTCTGCGGACTATTTCAAGTTTACTGCTATGTATCAAAAGCGTTGAATGCCGTCATGTCGGACTCGGGGAAGACTAAGCAATCCTCTAACGGCTCATgcgccgaaaaaacaaaacaggctgATTGCAGTGTTGTGCGCAAAGCTAAGTTGTCAATTGGAAGCAATGAATCACTGGTAAACACAATAACGAGTTTGTCCAATATCAATAGGTTGAATATCAGCATTTGATTGTAACTAAATGTTTTCTATTGTCACTGCACGATGCCTATGTATTTCAGTGTACTTGTTAGAGCCATAcaatgtgtttaaaaataaaaatacaactaatatgggcattttatgtaatttcaacacttttaaagtacaataagtctctgaattatGTTTAataacttatataaaaaataataattcaaattaaaaaataaatattaaatgatataaaaatagttaatctaatattttgttgtgtCCACAGATGGATTCAAcctatgtttaaaatgtttcatttgaTTTCGTTGTTTGTGGAAAAGATACACACAAGTTTCAGTCTGAAAAGACTTCCGGTTTTAAACCAGCAGGGGGCAGCGTTCGCTTCTTGGCGTGCATGGGCAATAAGCGTTCGCATTTTAGAGCGAACAAGAAATGACCCATCTGTGCTATAATGCGAGACGGACGttgttaaaagtatttttttcttgtttcaagtgagagaaaaaaaaaacacacaaaaaaaagtataatttgACGGTGGATTGCATTATTTTAGGATGATTGTGATGTGTACAGTGTGTTAATATAGTTCAGAAATATGTTAATCGTTATGTATGTTTATGTATGACTGCTGATGTGTTAGTAATGGCAAGCGGACGATGAGTGAATGCTAGTAGTGTCTAAAATGCAGAAGTTTTAAGTGTTTTATCAGAaaaacttgcatttatttacTATTATAATTGTATAAGAATTCGCATTTTGGAGCGAATGAG
This sequence is a window from Corythoichthys intestinalis isolate RoL2023-P3 chromosome 13, ASM3026506v1, whole genome shotgun sequence. Protein-coding genes within it:
- the LOC130928532 gene encoding gastrula zinc finger protein XlCGF26.1-like isoform X2, with amino-acid sequence MNMFARTTPAAEKFQEELCGVKEEPPRPQDTTMCKIMHAKVVLRRLEGFRKYLGAEWQQSEIPGVKKDVELPQIKEEEPKPCQQKQLPIKKKEEELPCVKEEDEEEHITRSTGEPLKSEDGPSEAGRGAEPPSGSSSNSTEGLQADIFIARNGATSHSAYNDDGHKTSHGDDKLCKCSQCGKTFATKQTRRMHMRSHTAKKPFSCSVCGKRLSCKSALKLHMRTHTGEKPFSCSVCGQRFKCKGNLKKHTSTHSGEKPFSCPDCGKRFTQKRTLNTHTRTHTGENCVSCSVCGKGFVQAGLLRKHTRTHTGDKPFSCSVCGKKFSDMGYLKRHTRTHTDEKHFSCSVCGKKFSEISNLKRHTRTHTDEKPFSCSVCGHGFSNKRDLQRHERTHTGEKPFSCSVCNQRFIEKESLKIHIRTHTGEKPFSCSVCGQRFRQMMTLKQHAKTHTGEKSFSCSDCGQKFLQKSTLKHHTRTHTGEKPFTCLVCGQRFSKKSTLKVHTRTHTGEKPFSCSVCGRRFTHKESLKIHTTTHTGEKSFSCSICGQAFSRKNAVTRHARIHTGEKSFSCSVCGRRFARKEGIKKHACVGVIGVISKGQ
- the LOC130928532 gene encoding gastrula zinc finger protein XlCGF26.1-like isoform X1; protein product: MNMFARTTPAAEKFQEELCGVKEEPPRPQDTTMCKIMHAKVVLRRLEDLYVSQAHRLGPQESSCVKGEEEESPYIKEEEESVHIKGFRKYLGAEWQQSEIPGVKKDVELPQIKEEEPKPCQQKQLPIKKKEEELPCVKEEDEEEHITRSTGEPLKSEDGPSEAGRGAEPPSGSSSNSTEGLQADIFIARNGATSHSAYNDDGHKTSHGDDKLCKCSQCGKTFATKQTRRMHMRSHTAKKPFSCSVCGKRLSCKSALKLHMRTHTGEKPFSCSVCGQRFKCKGNLKKHTSTHSGEKPFSCPDCGKRFTQKRTLNTHTRTHTGENCVSCSVCGKGFVQAGLLRKHTRTHTGDKPFSCSVCGKKFSDMGYLKRHTRTHTDEKHFSCSVCGKKFSEISNLKRHTRTHTDEKPFSCSVCGHGFSNKRDLQRHERTHTGEKPFSCSVCNQRFIEKESLKIHIRTHTGEKPFSCSVCGQRFRQMMTLKQHAKTHTGEKSFSCSDCGQKFLQKSTLKHHTRTHTGEKPFTCLVCGQRFSKKSTLKVHTRTHTGEKPFSCSVCGRRFTHKESLKIHTTTHTGEKSFSCSICGQAFSRKNAVTRHARIHTGEKSFSCSVCGRRFARKEGIKKHACVGVIGVISKGQ